Proteins found in one Acidobacteriota bacterium genomic segment:
- a CDS encoding type I 3-dehydroquinate dehydratase, whose product MKGLMIASILPRRREDLKKAVRSGELPEYLEIRLDLLGVDEILDLVKGIPSRKIAACRARRDGGMFDGREEERTAILEEALISGLFAYIDVEMESEAVGLIARHDRQKFIVSYHDLSGTPDDLPDIYRRLSSIEGASFYKLVPFARSLRDNLRVKGILTRANSENVPLISFCMGMHGTLSRVLSIAWGSRGVYASLFREEETAPGQLGYDDLLNVLDIGRINAKTRIFAVLGYPLRHSMSPAIHNALYRDQNLDFVCIPLELPSIDEVFECVDEFNMAGFAVTSPFKRSILKFADHQDEAVKAIGAANTVILKGSSVHAYNTDTEAFSSELKRLVNPGLERFAVLGDGGAASAVAYILRRENAADFRIFSRNEDRGREVSRRFGCIWQDIGALKEYDYSVLVNCTTVGMYPDMESSPIAEDSLKGKLVYDLIYNPEQTKLMRMAAPKGIATVNGASMLLKQAALQFELLTGRKPSEHLMAQTFRDKMLFLDKEKLE is encoded by the coding sequence ATGAAAGGCTTGATGATAGCTTCCATTCTTCCACGAAGAAGAGAAGATCTGAAAAAGGCCGTGAGATCAGGGGAGCTTCCTGAGTATCTCGAGATCAGACTGGATCTGCTCGGTGTAGATGAGATCCTGGACCTGGTAAAGGGAATTCCCTCCAGAAAAATAGCTGCCTGCCGCGCGAGAAGAGATGGTGGGATGTTTGACGGGAGAGAGGAAGAAAGAACCGCCATTCTTGAGGAAGCGCTTATATCGGGCCTGTTCGCTTATATAGACGTTGAGATGGAGAGCGAAGCCGTTGGACTAATTGCCAGACATGATAGGCAGAAATTCATAGTTTCCTACCATGATTTAAGCGGGACTCCTGACGACCTGCCTGATATTTACAGGAGGCTTAGCTCCATCGAAGGGGCTTCTTTTTACAAGCTTGTCCCCTTTGCAAGATCCCTTCGTGACAATCTTCGTGTGAAGGGTATTCTTACCAGGGCAAATTCTGAGAATGTTCCGCTCATCTCTTTTTGCATGGGGATGCACGGAACTCTTTCGAGAGTCCTTTCTATCGCATGGGGCTCGAGAGGGGTCTATGCGTCGCTTTTCAGGGAAGAGGAAACGGCACCTGGGCAGTTGGGATACGATGATCTCTTGAATGTCCTGGATATCGGCAGGATCAATGCGAAGACCAGAATCTTCGCAGTGCTCGGATATCCGCTGAGGCATTCAATGTCACCTGCCATCCATAACGCCCTATACAGAGATCAGAATCTAGATTTTGTCTGCATCCCGCTTGAGCTCCCCTCGATCGATGAGGTTTTTGAATGTGTAGATGAATTCAATATGGCCGGCTTTGCGGTCACCTCGCCTTTCAAGAGGAGTATATTGAAATTCGCTGACCATCAGGATGAAGCTGTCAAAGCGATAGGAGCAGCAAACACCGTCATTTTAAAAGGTTCAAGCGTTCATGCCTACAACACGGATACCGAAGCGTTTTCAAGCGAATTGAAGAGACTCGTCAACCCTGGATTGGAAAGATTCGCCGTTCTGGGAGATGGTGGAGCAGCTTCCGCCGTAGCCTATATCCTCAGAAGGGAAAACGCGGCCGATTTTCGCATCTTCAGCAGGAATGAAGATCGGGGCAGGGAGGTTTCAAGGAGGTTCGGATGCATCTGGCAGGACATCGGTGCCCTGAAGGAGTATGACTACTCGGTCCTCGTGAATTGCACGACTGTAGGAATGTATCCCGATATGGAATCCTCTCCAATAGCAGAGGATTCGTTGAAAGGAAAACTCGTCTATGACCTGATCTACAACCCGGAGCAAACTAAACTGATGAGAATGGCAGCTCCAAAAGGAATTGCCACGGTAAATGGCGCCTCGATGCTCCTCAAGCAAGCGGCTCTTCAATTCGAATTGCTGACCGGAAGGAAGCCTTCCGAACATCTTATGGCACAAACATTTAGGGATAAAATGCTCTTTCTTGACAAAGAAAAGTTAGAATAA
- a CDS encoding uracil-DNA glycosylase, translated as MREKKQIREQLEERLKYLQEMGIDHLGVRTLGISGIEIGDDILIGERQARESHVLQVSIRPAAESHEKMSAADDGASRGKENSLLLSELRMNIGDCTRCRLSAGRKHIVFGSGSPQAELLFIGEAPGVDEDIQGLPFVGRAGHLLTKIINAIEMDREQVYIANIIKCRPPGNRNPLPDEIETCVPFLIRQIEIIKPRIIVALGTVAAQILLKTTLPITSLRGRFMKYCDVPVMPTFHPAFLLRNPNRKKEVWEDMKIVRDALKR; from the coding sequence ATGAGGGAGAAGAAACAGATCCGGGAGCAACTGGAAGAAAGGTTGAAATACTTGCAGGAGATGGGTATCGACCATCTCGGAGTCCGCACACTTGGTATCTCCGGAATCGAGATCGGCGATGATATCTTGATCGGGGAAAGGCAGGCAAGGGAGAGCCATGTATTGCAGGTTTCAATTCGGCCTGCTGCCGAAAGTCATGAAAAGATGTCAGCGGCTGATGATGGTGCTTCCAGGGGAAAAGAGAATTCCCTTCTTCTATCAGAGCTTCGGATGAATATCGGGGATTGCACGAGGTGTCGCCTTTCTGCAGGAAGAAAGCACATCGTTTTCGGTTCCGGCTCGCCGCAGGCGGAGCTCTTATTTATTGGGGAGGCTCCCGGAGTCGATGAAGACATTCAGGGTCTTCCCTTTGTGGGGAGAGCCGGGCACCTCCTGACCAAGATTATCAATGCAATAGAAATGGACCGGGAGCAGGTCTACATCGCCAACATCATCAAATGCCGCCCTCCTGGAAATCGAAATCCATTGCCGGATGAGATCGAAACCTGCGTTCCGTTTCTCATCAGACAGATTGAGATCATAAAGCCGAGGATCATAGTGGCGCTCGGAACGGTTGCGGCTCAGATCCTCCTCAAGACGACACTTCCCATCACCTCTCTGAGAGGGAGATTCATGAAGTACTGCGATGTACCGGTCATGCCAACCTTTCATCCCGCCTTCCTTCTGAGGAATCCGAACAGGAAAAAGGAGGTCTGGGAAGACATGAAAATCGTGCGCGATGCCCTGAAGAGGTGA
- the priA gene encoding primosomal protein N': MKRYFQIALPLPIRQTFTYSLQESISADIRPGTRVIVPFGRREMVGFITEEIEEEKVGLDKRKVKEIIRILDERPLMSEDILTLSRWAADYYICGLGEMLKAAIPGISRSSKTKVERCAEIVKKEGWSLEDYRRSCGRAIRQLAVLELLLEEGKAVPFSEIKEKSGASSSTVLALSKKGLLSIGMMDVRRKPFSLSAAERKEIVLNDEQERAVRELYGALEMNQFKVFLLKGVTGSGKTEVYLKAMEKAISMERNALYLVPEISLTPMLAREITGRFGKSVSILHSALTPGERYDEWMRVKNGKAKIVLGARSAIFAPLSNLGIIVIDEEQDHSYKQEESPRYNARDLAIVRAKNGNIPVVMGSATPSLESYFHAIEGKYRLLELRSRVEKRALPEVVVVDMKEEYRKKGETVPVSDALFEKITQKVQAGEQALVLLNRRGFSSFVQCRECGTAIVCPRCNISLTYHKADERLLCHYCGYWKKEPDKCPSCKSNALFYGGEGTEKVEEAIQETLKSFRVARMDRDTVKGRGGHARILGAFEKKEIDLLVGTQMIAKGHDFPSVTLVGVISADRVLTLPDFRASERTFQLLTQVAGRAGRGEIPGLVLIQAFQSGHYAIQAAIHQDFEGFYEKEIRFRKVMQYPPFTVMANVIVQDKNLSRGASIAKKAGRIIKNVSDGKVIVLGPAVAPLSKIKKRYRFQIILKAKSRREIGNTLNRFLEAGKDLPLRNIIIDVDPISLM; encoded by the coding sequence ATGAAAAGATATTTCCAGATCGCCCTCCCGCTTCCCATCCGTCAGACATTTACCTATTCTCTCCAGGAATCCATTAGCGCTGATATCAGGCCTGGTACGAGGGTCATCGTCCCCTTCGGGAGAAGAGAGATGGTCGGCTTCATCACGGAGGAGATCGAGGAAGAAAAAGTCGGCCTTGATAAGAGAAAAGTCAAAGAGATTATCCGCATCCTGGATGAAAGACCTCTGATGAGTGAAGATATTCTAACTCTTTCCAGATGGGCTGCTGACTACTATATCTGCGGCCTCGGAGAGATGTTGAAAGCAGCCATTCCCGGGATCAGCAGGAGCTCGAAGACGAAGGTGGAAAGATGTGCAGAGATCGTGAAGAAGGAGGGATGGAGTCTTGAGGACTACCGACGATCATGCGGGAGAGCTATCAGGCAGCTTGCCGTTCTCGAACTGCTGCTTGAAGAGGGAAAGGCAGTACCATTCAGCGAGATCAAGGAAAAGAGCGGGGCATCATCCTCCACCGTCCTGGCTCTGAGTAAGAAGGGTCTCTTAAGTATCGGTATGATGGATGTGAGAAGGAAGCCCTTTTCTCTTTCCGCGGCCGAGAGGAAAGAAATAGTGCTTAATGACGAACAGGAACGTGCCGTCCGGGAGCTTTATGGAGCCCTTGAAATGAACCAGTTCAAGGTCTTCCTGCTGAAGGGTGTCACCGGGAGCGGAAAGACGGAGGTCTATCTGAAAGCGATGGAGAAAGCCATTTCAATGGAGAGGAATGCCCTCTACCTTGTTCCCGAGATCTCCCTTACCCCGATGCTCGCCAGGGAGATCACAGGAAGGTTTGGTAAGAGCGTCTCCATCCTTCACAGCGCTCTAACTCCGGGTGAACGGTATGACGAATGGATGAGAGTGAAGAACGGTAAAGCAAAGATCGTTCTTGGGGCCAGGTCGGCAATTTTTGCCCCCCTGAGCAATCTCGGAATCATCGTCATTGACGAGGAACAGGACCATTCCTATAAACAGGAGGAGTCGCCGAGGTACAATGCACGTGATCTTGCCATCGTCAGGGCGAAGAACGGGAATATCCCCGTCGTCATGGGTAGTGCGACCCCTTCTCTGGAGTCCTATTTCCATGCGATTGAGGGGAAATACCGGCTTCTTGAATTGAGGTCTCGCGTGGAGAAGAGAGCTCTACCGGAAGTGGTTGTAGTCGACATGAAGGAAGAGTACAGGAAGAAGGGAGAAACCGTTCCCGTATCGGATGCGCTGTTTGAAAAGATCACGCAGAAAGTCCAGGCCGGGGAGCAGGCGCTTGTCCTTCTCAACAGAAGGGGCTTTTCTTCTTTCGTCCAGTGTCGGGAATGCGGGACGGCCATTGTCTGCCCGAGGTGCAATATCTCCCTGACCTATCATAAGGCAGATGAGAGACTGCTCTGCCATTATTGCGGATACTGGAAGAAAGAACCTGACAAATGTCCCTCCTGCAAATCGAATGCGCTTTTCTATGGCGGCGAGGGGACGGAAAAGGTTGAAGAGGCGATACAGGAAACGCTAAAGAGCTTCAGGGTTGCGAGAATGGACAGGGACACGGTCAAGGGAAGAGGGGGACATGCCCGCATCCTTGGCGCCTTCGAGAAGAAGGAAATCGACCTTCTCGTCGGGACTCAGATGATAGCGAAAGGGCACGATTTCCCTTCTGTCACTCTGGTCGGAGTCATATCCGCAGACCGCGTTCTCACGCTGCCGGATTTCAGGGCCTCCGAGAGGACATTCCAGCTACTGACGCAGGTTGCAGGCAGAGCGGGGCGTGGCGAGATTCCCGGGCTCGTCCTCATCCAGGCGTTTCAATCTGGTCATTATGCCATCCAGGCCGCAATACATCAGGATTTTGAAGGATTTTACGAGAAGGAGATAAGATTCAGGAAAGTCATGCAGTATCCTCCCTTCACGGTCATGGCTAATGTAATCGTTCAGGATAAGAATCTTTCAAGAGGCGCAAGCATCGCAAAAAAAGCTGGAAGGATAATCAAGAACGTATCTGATGGAAAGGTAATCGTTCTCGGCCCTGCGGTTGCTCCGCTTTCCAAAATCAAGAAACGATACAGATTCCAGATCATTCTGAAAGCGAAGTCAAGAAGAGAAATTGGTAATACCCTCAACAGGTTCCTTGAAGCGGGAAAAGATCTTCCATTGAGAAACATCATCATCGACGTAGACCCCATATCATTGATGTAA
- the selD gene encoding selenide, water dikinase SelD, whose product MGQDDLRLIMSRIKEEADPNLIVGFATADDAAVYKIKDDLAIVQTLDFITPVVDDPYIFGQIAASNSLSDVYAMGGKPLTAMNICCFPPRGIAKEALARILEGGHKKIKEAGASLVGGHTIEDQDLKYGLSVTGVIDPSRVISNMNARPGDRIILTKPLGTALYISAFRAGRITESQFSEAVESMIFLNKTASEIMLGYDVSACTDVTGFALAGHLLDVVDASHVGVEVSFSSLPLFEMSNDLAREGFSTRLTKNNKETQSRRLIIDAGLAENEEAVLYDPQTSGGLLIFIREDQAEGAMSELNRAGIFTASIIGIVTGKADTSIRIIP is encoded by the coding sequence CTGGGTCAGGATGACCTGAGATTAATCATGTCGAGGATCAAGGAGGAGGCCGATCCCAACCTCATCGTGGGATTTGCAACGGCCGACGATGCAGCCGTCTACAAGATCAAGGACGACCTCGCCATCGTCCAGACGCTCGATTTCATAACTCCGGTGGTCGACGACCCTTACATCTTCGGGCAGATCGCCGCTTCTAATTCGCTGAGTGATGTCTATGCCATGGGTGGAAAACCGCTCACCGCCATGAACATCTGCTGCTTTCCACCCAGAGGAATAGCAAAAGAGGCTCTTGCAAGGATACTGGAAGGTGGCCATAAGAAGATCAAAGAGGCAGGGGCATCTCTCGTTGGGGGGCACACAATCGAGGACCAGGACCTCAAGTACGGTCTCTCCGTCACCGGAGTGATCGATCCTTCCCGGGTGATCAGCAACATGAATGCAAGACCCGGAGACCGCATCATTCTGACAAAACCCCTCGGGACGGCGCTCTACATCTCCGCCTTCAGAGCCGGGAGGATAACGGAAAGCCAGTTCTCCGAAGCCGTCGAGTCGATGATCTTTTTGAACAAGACGGCAAGCGAGATCATGCTCGGCTATGATGTCAGCGCTTGTACTGACGTCACAGGCTTTGCTCTAGCAGGACATCTTCTGGATGTGGTGGATGCCAGCCATGTGGGGGTCGAGGTGAGCTTTTCATCCCTCCCGCTCTTTGAAATGTCGAACGACCTTGCAAGGGAAGGGTTCAGCACAAGATTGACAAAGAATAATAAGGAGACACAATCCAGACGGCTGATCATCGATGCCGGGTTAGCCGAAAATGAAGAAGCTGTCCTCTACGATCCCCAGACGTCTGGTGGCCTTTTGATATTCATCAGGGAAGACCAAGCTGAAGGAGCCATGTCCGAATTAAACAGAGCAGGAATCTTTACAGCCTCAATCATCGGCATAGTCACCGGCAAGGCGGATACCTCCATCCGAATAATCCCCTAA
- a CDS encoding M20/M25/M40 family metallo-hydrolase, with the protein MNLQKVYKKIDEKFDEHLEQIAEYVRVDNRITNIENVFALTRMLKKEIEEMGGRASIMDYGELPIIFGEINFGADSSLLIYKNYDIIPPLSPRWKVHPFSAQIITAEGGEKVIMSRGISEPKGPLIATLNVLRTVIEEGKKLPVNIKFISDGDRQLGSPSLTKLISDRKKDFLDIKTVFVPKFSQSESGNPILLLGVKGLILIEMICSGGAWGGPIGESLHSSNASWIKSPVWRLIKALSTMVDENEKVLIKGFYDEVVDVIDLEERGIKSGKLEIIDFMRKQHAVRFKWNLPDEDLFRKHILTPTFNISNILVRPPAYWSKLILPSEARASIDIRLVPDMEPSRIIEAVRDHLREHGYDDIEVVTHIQYPAWSTDSDDPAVRIIKDVYKDFGFDVEIHYSSTWSFPFYAFQKELGASLVVGGLGRGGKAFSFNEYATLDGIKLFEKSVACFLDRFCKTALRD; encoded by the coding sequence ATGAATCTCCAAAAGGTGTACAAGAAGATAGACGAAAAATTCGATGAGCATCTGGAGCAGATTGCGGAATATGTCAGGGTTGATAACAGAATCACGAACATAGAGAACGTCTTTGCTCTCACGAGGATGCTCAAGAAGGAGATAGAAGAAATGGGCGGCAGAGCCTCCATTATGGATTATGGAGAGCTTCCCATCATCTTTGGCGAGATCAATTTTGGAGCTGACAGCTCATTGCTTATCTACAAGAATTACGACATCATCCCTCCTTTAAGCCCGAGGTGGAAGGTACATCCCTTTTCCGCGCAGATCATTACGGCTGAAGGGGGAGAGAAAGTCATCATGAGCCGCGGGATCAGCGAACCCAAGGGTCCGCTCATCGCAACACTCAACGTTCTCAGAACCGTTATCGAAGAAGGGAAGAAACTTCCCGTCAACATCAAGTTCATCTCGGATGGTGACAGGCAGCTTGGAAGCCCGAGCCTTACCAAATTAATCAGCGACAGGAAGAAGGACTTCCTGGACATCAAAACTGTCTTTGTGCCGAAATTCTCCCAGAGCGAGAGTGGCAATCCGATCCTTCTCCTCGGCGTAAAGGGATTGATCCTGATCGAAATGATCTGCTCAGGCGGCGCATGGGGAGGACCTATCGGGGAATCGTTGCACAGCAGCAACGCGTCCTGGATAAAATCACCCGTCTGGAGACTCATCAAGGCTCTCTCGACGATGGTGGATGAGAACGAGAAGGTTCTCATCAAAGGCTTTTATGATGAAGTAGTCGATGTGATAGATCTCGAGGAGAGAGGGATCAAATCGGGCAAGCTCGAGATCATCGATTTCATGCGGAAGCAGCACGCGGTCAGATTCAAGTGGAACCTTCCTGATGAAGACCTCTTCCGGAAGCATATCCTCACGCCGACATTCAATATCTCCAATATCCTCGTCCGTCCCCCTGCCTACTGGAGTAAACTGATCCTTCCCTCAGAGGCGAGGGCGAGCATCGACATCCGGCTTGTCCCTGACATGGAACCATCTCGTATAATCGAGGCGGTAAGAGACCACCTCCGCGAGCACGGGTACGATGACATAGAGGTAGTCACGCACATTCAATACCCTGCATGGTCGACCGATAGCGATGATCCTGCCGTCAGGATCATCAAGGATGTATACAAGGATTTTGGCTTCGATGTGGAGATCCACTATTCATCCACTTGGTCCTTCCCCTTCTATGCGTTCCAGAAAGAGCTGGGTGCGTCGCTTGTAGTCGGGGGACTGGGAAGGGGAGGAAAGGCCTTTTCCTTTAATGAGTATGCCACGCTGGACGGGATAAAACTCTTTGAAAAATCCGTTGCCTGCTTCCTTGATAGATTCTGCAAAACCGCGCTGCGAGACTGA
- the coaBC gene encoding bifunctional phosphopantothenoylcysteine decarboxylase/phosphopantothenate--cysteine ligase CoaBC yields MRIALGVTGCIASYKAAEIVRALVRRNVEVDVIMTQHATSFISPLTFQTLSRKRVIVEQYELHSDASVEHIALARLVDLFLVAPASADVINKFASGIADDFLTTFFLSCTAPVMIAPSMNASMYLNPVVQESVEKLKRGGVHIIAPEKGDLACGEEGVGRLPDIEKIVEEAMRAAVKSNSLKGKNVLVTAGGTREPIDGVRYISNRSSGKMGYAVAEAARKRGADVTLVSGPTDLTVPWGINLIEVETSDEMADTVLKEATRADYIFMAAAVSDFKPEKVHKGKIKKSEGDLTLKLNRTRDILLELGKKKEGRREASEGKERGERGEIRKSVGILVGFAAETENLLRNAKSKLREKNLDFIVANDVRKKGTGFGSDRNAAILVDRKGKRKVFSRMYKRELAERLLDAICKPH; encoded by the coding sequence ATGAGAATTGCGCTGGGAGTGACTGGGTGCATCGCCTCCTATAAGGCCGCGGAGATAGTCAGAGCCCTCGTCAGAAGGAACGTGGAGGTCGACGTCATCATGACGCAGCATGCCACGTCCTTCATCTCCCCCCTGACGTTCCAGACTCTCTCCCGCAAGAGAGTCATCGTGGAGCAGTATGAACTCCATTCCGATGCTTCGGTAGAACACATTGCCCTTGCGAGACTTGTAGACCTTTTTCTTGTGGCTCCTGCATCTGCCGATGTGATCAACAAGTTCGCCTCTGGGATCGCAGATGATTTTCTGACGACCTTTTTCCTCTCATGCACCGCGCCGGTTATGATCGCACCTTCCATGAATGCGAGCATGTATCTCAATCCCGTCGTTCAGGAGAGCGTGGAGAAATTGAAGAGAGGTGGTGTTCACATCATAGCCCCTGAAAAAGGTGATCTGGCCTGTGGAGAGGAGGGGGTTGGAAGGCTTCCAGACATAGAGAAGATAGTTGAAGAGGCGATGAGGGCGGCGGTAAAATCAAATTCGCTGAAAGGGAAGAATGTGCTGGTCACGGCGGGGGGGACAAGGGAGCCAATAGATGGCGTCCGGTACATCTCGAACCGTTCATCCGGGAAGATGGGTTATGCCGTTGCCGAGGCTGCCAGGAAGAGAGGAGCAGACGTGACTCTCGTCAGTGGGCCCACGGACCTCACCGTTCCCTGGGGAATAAACCTCATTGAGGTGGAGACTTCTGATGAGATGGCGGATACCGTCCTGAAAGAGGCAACCAGGGCAGATTACATCTTCATGGCGGCGGCAGTCTCGGACTTCAAGCCTGAAAAGGTCCATAAAGGAAAGATTAAGAAAAGCGAAGGGGACCTGACACTCAAACTGAACAGGACGAGGGATATCCTTCTTGAGCTTGGAAAGAAGAAGGAGGGCAGGAGAGAGGCAAGCGAAGGAAAAGAAAGAGGTGAAAGAGGAGAGATCAGGAAGAGCGTGGGTATCCTCGTGGGGTTTGCCGCTGAGACGGAGAATCTTCTGAGGAATGCGAAATCGAAGTTGAGAGAGAAGAATCTCGATTTCATCGTGGCAAACGACGTAAGAAAAAAGGGGACGGGTTTCGGCTCCGATCGGAATGCTGCCATCCTTGTCGATAGAAAGGGGAAAAGAAAAGTCTTCTCCAGGATGTACAAGCGCGAACTCGCCGAGCGCCTCCTCGACGCGATCTGTAAGCCACACTAA